TAGATTACTTTGGTACCAGTTAATAAAGTCCTCAACCTCATTCATGGTTATATCATATTCTTTCTCTAGTCCATTTTCCATAACAATGACTAAAATTGCTCTATTGTTGATTTCTTCAACTGTTGATTCTGGTGTTACTGATGCTTCATTTGAGTTTTCACTTTCTCCTACTGCATTTACTGCTGATACTACATAATAGTAGGTTGTTCCATTTTCAACATTCATATCTACAAGTGTAGAATCAAATATTTCATTATCTATTACTTCATAGGGTCCTCCTGATGTTGTTGATCTTTTTAAGATGTAATATTCTGCGTTTTCTACTTCATCCCATGAAAGAGTTACTTGTGAATCTCCTACTTCTGCTGTTAGGTTTATTGGAGTGTCTAAAGAAGAAATTAAAATTGCCTCCACATTAAAAAGACTTCCATTATTAAATCCACCAGCTACATATATTTTCCCATCGATTACTTCTGTTTGGAAACCAGATCTTTCTACAATTAAACTATCAAGCTCAGTCCAGGTGTTAAATTCCGGATCATACATTTCTACGTTTAATATCTTAACATTTTCTTGATTTATCCCACCTATCACATATAATTTACCATTTAACACTTCCGTTTTAAAATAAGACCTTCCTGTAATCATATTTTTTAACTCAGTCCAGGTATTTAACTGAGGATCATAAACTTCTACACTTGAGATTTTAAGACCTTCTTGAGTTCTTCCACCTATTGCATATAATTTACCATCAATCACTTCTGTTTGATGATCCATTCGTGCTTGATTCATATTTGCTACTTCTGACCAAGTATCCGTTTGAGGGTTATACACTTCTACATGAGGTATTTCAACTCCATTGCTTCTTCCACCTACAGCGTATATTTCTCCATCGATTACTTCTGTTTTAAATAAGTACCTATCTCTGCGCATACTCGCTAATTCTGTCCATATATTTAATTGGGGATCGTATACTTCTGCACTAGTTAAAAAATCTCCACCTACAGCGTATATTTTCCCATCGATTACTTCTGTTTGATGACGTATCCTACTATGATTCAAACTTGTAACTTCTGTCCACAAATTTAATTGGGGATCGTATACTTCTGCAGTTGAGTCACCTCCAAGTGCATATATTTTTCCATTTAACACTTCCGTTTGGAATTGACTCCTGGGTATATTCATATTCGCCACTGATTCCCATGTATCAATTTGCGGATTATATACTTCAACACTTGTACGGTAACCTACTCCATACTCAGTTCCCCCTATAGCATAAATCTCACCATCAATTATTTCCATTTGGTGATCATATCTACCATTAATTAAACTAGCAACCTCAGTCCAAACTCCCTCTTCTGCTGCAAAAACAGGAACAGCAGATAACAACATCACCATGGCTAAAACAACTGAAAATAAAACTTTAAATGATTTCTTCATCTTTCTACCACCTTATAGTAAATTATGTAACCAATTTTGATAGGATAATATAGAATAACTGTAATGTCCATGAAATTAATGCATGATATGTATTTTATCTGTTACTCTACATAATATTTTCTTTTTCATCTTATTTCACTCTTCTAGCTCACATAAATGTTTCCCCAAACAAAAAGAGCCCCATTTCTGAGACTCCTAAGCTAATAATTATTGAGTTACTTCATATTCATTTACTTCAAAGGTAAGTATATTATCATGTATGATATAGTCTTTCCTACTTAAAAATGGTCCCTTGTTACCTGTTTTTTCTATAGCATAAGCTACTGTTAAGTTGCCTTGGTACCAAATAACAAACTCCTCAACTTCACTCATAGTTACATCATATTCTTTCTCTTGTCCGTTTTCTAATACAATTACTAAGATTGCTCTATTATTATTTATGACTACTGATGCTTCTGGTGTAGCTGATGCTTCATTTGAATTTTCACTTTCTCCTCCTGAGTTTACTGCTGATACTACGTAATAGTAAGTTGTTCCATTTTCTACTTGTGAATCTACTAGTGATGAATCAAATATTTCATTATCTATTACTTCATATGGTCCACCTGATGTTGTTGATCTTTTTAAGATGTAATATTCTGCGTTTGCTACCTCATCCCAGGAAAGAGTTACTTGTGAGTCCCCTGCTTCTGCTGTTAGGTTTAATGGAGTGTTAGGGATTGAGTTTATTATTGGAGAATAAGCTTCTACGCTTGATAAGGAATTACCTTCATTACGTCCACCTATCGCATAAATCTTCCCATCGATTACATTCGTTTGATGAGAAAATCTAGTAATATTCATACTAGCTATTTCTGTCCAAGTATTTGTCTGAGGGTCATATATTTCAACGTTTGACAAAGCGGTTCCATTGCTTGCCCCTCCAATTGCATAGATTTCACCTTCAATTGCTTCAGTTTGATATTGAGATCTTGATTGGTTCAAACTTGATAAAATAGCCCAACTATTCGTCTGGGGATCATATACTTCTATAATTGAAGTAGACCCACCCATAACATAAATCTTCCCATCGATTACTTCTGTTTGGAAAGTGTGTCTCCCACTATTCATACCAGCTAGTTCAATCCAACTATTCGTTTGAGGATCATATACTTCTACATTTAAAAGATGACCACTATCATTACGTCCACCTATCGCATAAATTTTCCCATCGACTACTTCCGTTCGAAATTGAGCTCTTTCTTGGTTCATATTAGATAAACTTGTCCAACTATTCGTTTGAAGATTATATTTTTCTAAACTTGGAAGATACTCTCCTCCAGATCCACTATGCCCACCTATTACATATATATTCTCATCAATTACCTCAGTTTGAAAATTATATCTCTCTTGATTCATACTAGTTAATGTTGACCAAGTATTTGTTTGAGGGTCATACACTTCTACAATTGAAGTAGCATCAAAAACAGTATCGTCGTATCCACCAAATAAATAGATTTTTTGGTTAAACACTTCTGTTTGAAAGCTGTGTTTTTCCTGATTCAAACTAGTTATTTCTGTCCAACTATTGGTCTGGGGATCATATACTTCTATAATTGAAGTAGACCCACCCATAACATAAATCTTCCCATCGATTACTTCTGTTTGGAAAGTGTCTCTTACTTGATTCAAACTAGCAACCTCTGTCCAAAATCCCTCTTCTTCTGCAAAAACAGGAACAGCAGATACCAACATCACCATAGTTAAAATAACTGAAAATATAACCTTAAATGTCTTCTTCATCTTTCTACCACCTTATAGTAAATTATGTAACCAATTTTGATAGAATAATATAGAATAACTGTAATGTCCATGAAATTAATGCATAATATGTGTATTTCCTGTTGATCTACATAATATTTTCTTTTCAGGGATTCAACCTTAGGATTTCCTTCTCCAGTTTCCTTTCAGCTATAAGGTGACTTAAATCTTACTTAATAAGACTTTTATTAATTGTAATTAGCTTGGCTAAACGCGCAAAATAAAAAAAGCACCAAAATGGGTGCACTATTTAACCTTTATTTCATACAATTTTAAGATTTTGCCTTATGTCCATACAATTTTTCAAAAACTTCTCTCCACCTTCCTTCTTCATGAAATGCCTGTGTAATATGTTCTGAAAAATGGTAATTTCTTTTAAGTTGTGGACAAATTTCTTCCATTCTCATTTCAAAATTTGAGCTAGTAACATCTTTGCCTTGTTGGATCATATCTCTACACTTATCCATCAACTCCATAATCTTGCCGTTTTGTTTCCTTGTAATTTCAAACTGGAAAAACAGTCGATTTGATGGAGAATTATAAAATAATAACTGCTGTCTAAACTCAATAAAGTCAAGTCTTTCTTCAATATTTTTAATATTCACCCATACCACCTCTAACTATCATATTCAAGAAATACAACACATGTGAATAATTTAATCAGACGGTAACAAATCTAGTATTTTATTTTAGTTCTAGTTCTAGTTCTTCTCAATATACTTGTCAATCCATTGCTCTGTTTCTTGTATTGCTTCTTCCGCGCGATTGATCGCTTCTATTACCTGATTGCAGGCCGTACCCCCGTACACGTTTCTAGCATTTACAACCTGCTCAGGTTGAAGAGTTTCGTATATATCCTTTTCAAACAAGCTAGAAAATTGTTTAAATTCTTCAAGCTCTAAGTTTAATAGGTACTTTTTGTTTTGTATACAGTGTAACACTGCTTTTCCGATCACTTCATGCGCTTGTCGGAATGGTAGACCCTTGTTTACTAAGTAATCCGCAATGTCTGTTGCATTAGAAAAGTCCTCATTTACTGCTTGTCTCATTTGCTCTTTCTTCACAGTCATCGTTTCAATCATTGGAGCAAACAACTGTAACGCACCTTGTAATGTATTCACGGTATCAAACATACCTTCTTTATCTTCTTGCATGTCTTTGTTGTAGGCTAATGGAAGTGATTTTAATAATGTCAATAGGCCTATAAGATGTCCGTATACACGTCCTGTTTTTCCACGAACTAGTTCAGCAACATCCGGATTTTTCTTCTGTGGCATAATGCTGCTTCCTGTACAAAAAGCATCGTCTAATTCTACAAAATTAAATTCATCACTAGACCATAATACCAACTCTTCACACAAACGAGATAGATGCATCATGATCATAGACGCATTAGATAAAAACTCAATAATAAAATCACGATCACTAACAGCATCTAAGCTGTTATTATAAATTCTCTCAAAACCTAATTCCTTTGCTACGAACAGACGATCAATCGGGAATGTTGTTCCCGCTAATGCTCCAGCACCTAGAGGTAAAGTGTTAATT
The window above is part of the Chengkuizengella sp. SCS-71B genome. Proteins encoded here:
- a CDS encoding Kelch repeat-containing protein, whose amino-acid sequence is MKKSFKVLFSVVLAMVMLLSAVPVFAAEEGVWTEVASLINGRYDHQMEIIDGEIYAIGGTEYGVGYRTSVEVYNPQIDTWESVANMNIPRSQFQTEVLNGKIYALGGDSTAEVYDPQLNLWTEVTSLNHSRIRHQTEVIDGKIYAVGGDFLTSAEVYDPQLNIWTELASMRRDRYLFKTEVIDGEIYAVGGRSNGVEIPHVEVYNPQTDTWSEVANMNQARMDHQTEVIDGKLYAIGGRTQEGLKISSVEVYDPQLNTWTELKNMITGRSYFKTEVLNGKLYVIGGINQENVKILNVEMYDPEFNTWTELDSLIVERSGFQTEVIDGKIYVAGGFNNGSLFNVEAILISSLDTPINLTAEVGDSQVTLSWDEVENAEYYILKRSTTSGGPYEVIDNEIFDSTLVDMNVENGTTYYYVVSAVNAVGESENSNEASVTPESTVEEINNRAILVIVMENGLEKEYDITMNEVEDFINWYQSNLSVAYAIEKTGNMGPFLNRKDYIIHDNILTFEVNEKTILA
- a CDS encoding kelch repeat-containing protein encodes the protein MKKTFKVIFSVILTMVMLVSAVPVFAEEEGFWTEVASLNQVRDTFQTEVIDGKIYVMGGSTSIIEVYDPQTNSWTEITSLNQEKHSFQTEVFNQKIYLFGGYDDTVFDATSIVEVYDPQTNTWSTLTSMNQERYNFQTEVIDENIYVIGGHSGSGGEYLPSLEKYNLQTNSWTSLSNMNQERAQFRTEVVDGKIYAIGGRNDSGHLLNVEVYDPQTNSWIELAGMNSGRHTFQTEVIDGKIYVMGGSTSIIEVYDPQTNSWAILSSLNQSRSQYQTEAIEGEIYAIGGASNGTALSNVEIYDPQTNTWTEIASMNITRFSHQTNVIDGKIYAIGGRNEGNSLSSVEAYSPIINSIPNTPLNLTAEAGDSQVTLSWDEVANAEYYILKRSTTSGGPYEVIDNEIFDSSLVDSQVENGTTYYYVVSAVNSGGESENSNEASATPEASVVINNNRAILVIVLENGQEKEYDVTMSEVEEFVIWYQGNLTVAYAIEKTGNKGPFLSRKDYIIHDNILTFEVNEYEVTQ
- a CDS encoding DUF1878 domain-containing protein, encoding MNIKNIEERLDFIEFRQQLLFYNSPSNRLFFQFEITRKQNGKIMELMDKCRDMIQQGKDVTSSNFEMRMEEICPQLKRNYHFSEHITQAFHEEGRWREVFEKLYGHKAKS
- the argH gene encoding argininosuccinate lyase is translated as MSKLWGGRFTKKTDQLVEAYTASISFDQELAEEDIQGSLAHVQMLGKCGIIPSEDADKITEGLHAVLSKIRRGEVEFSVADEDIHMNIEKLLIEEIGSVGGKLHTGRSRNDQVATDMHLYLRKRVNEFVELLNKLQQALIGQAKQHTETILPGYTHLQRAQPILFAHHMMAYVSMFQRDIERLQDSYKRINTLPLGAGALAGTTFPIDRLFVAKELGFERIYNNSLDAVSDRDFIIEFLSNASMIMMHLSRLCEELVLWSSDEFNFVELDDAFCTGSSIMPQKKNPDVAELVRGKTGRVYGHLIGLLTLLKSLPLAYNKDMQEDKEGMFDTVNTLQGALQLFAPMIETMTVKKEQMRQAVNEDFSNATDIADYLVNKGLPFRQAHEVIGKAVLHCIQNKKYLLNLELEEFKQFSSLFEKDIYETLQPEQVVNARNVYGGTACNQVIEAINRAEEAIQETEQWIDKYIEKN